The Daucus carota subsp. sativus chromosome 2, DH1 v3.0, whole genome shotgun sequence genome includes a window with the following:
- the LOC108209706 gene encoding uncharacterized protein LOC108209706 isoform X2 yields MAGICCFTTASVLLFQSPKKLHALRCCSETPKYRKKDMTTPSFLKIAVSGLTEILRLFSSTPNRLDVVSDIETDKVSFSCVDDIIHVLKSDYEKEYFVTGSFSPEVYVDDCIFEDPTIRFRGKALYSRNLNLLVPFFDQPSIILQQLEKGNDCDKDFVVASWKLSTYLKLPWRPLICIDGSTVYDLNSNYQIVRHAESWNISAVEAIGQIFTPSFGKTSN; encoded by the exons ATGGCGGGAATCTGCTGCTTCACAACTGCCTCTGTATTACTATTTCAATCACCCAag AAGTTACATGCTCTCCGATGCTGCTCCGAGACGCCGAAATACAGGAAGAAAGATATGACAACGCCGTCGTTTTTGAAGATCGCTGTCAGCGGATTAACTGAGATTTTAAGGCTTTTCTCCTCCACTCCTAACAG ATTGGATGTCGTGAGCGATATAGAGACGGACAAAGTTTCCTTTTCTTgcgttgatgatattatacacGTTCTCAAGTCAGATTatgaaaaagaatattttgTTACAG GAAGTTTCAGCCCTGAAGTTTACGTGGATGATTGTATATTTGAAGATCCAACCATTAGATTTCGCG GTAAAGCATTGTATTCACGCAACTTGAACTTGCTTGTCCCTTTCTTTGACCAGCCGTCAATCATATTACAACAGCTTGAGAAG GGCAATGATTGCGATAAAGATTTTGTAGTTGCTTCTTGGAAATTAAG TACATATCTCAAACTTCCATGGAGGCCACTTATATGCATTGACGGTAGCAcggtttatgatttaaatagtaATTATCAG ATTGTTAGGCATGCTGAAAGTTGGAACATTTCTGCTGTTGAAGCAATTGGTCAGATTTTTACGCCGTCATTTGGAAAAACTAGTAATTGA
- the LOC108209706 gene encoding uncharacterized protein LOC108209706 isoform X1: MAGICCFTTASVLLFQSPKKLHALRCCSETPKYRKKDMTTPSFLKIAVSGLTEILRLFSSTPNSMCRLDVVSDIETDKVSFSCVDDIIHVLKSDYEKEYFVTGSFSPEVYVDDCIFEDPTIRFRGKALYSRNLNLLVPFFDQPSIILQQLEKGNDCDKDFVVASWKLSTYLKLPWRPLICIDGSTVYDLNSNYQIVRHAESWNISAVEAIGQIFTPSFGKTSN; encoded by the exons ATGGCGGGAATCTGCTGCTTCACAACTGCCTCTGTATTACTATTTCAATCACCCAag AAGTTACATGCTCTCCGATGCTGCTCCGAGACGCCGAAATACAGGAAGAAAGATATGACAACGCCGTCGTTTTTGAAGATCGCTGTCAGCGGATTAACTGAGATTTTAAGGCTTTTCTCCTCCACTCCTAACAG CATGTGCAGATTGGATGTCGTGAGCGATATAGAGACGGACAAAGTTTCCTTTTCTTgcgttgatgatattatacacGTTCTCAAGTCAGATTatgaaaaagaatattttgTTACAG GAAGTTTCAGCCCTGAAGTTTACGTGGATGATTGTATATTTGAAGATCCAACCATTAGATTTCGCG GTAAAGCATTGTATTCACGCAACTTGAACTTGCTTGTCCCTTTCTTTGACCAGCCGTCAATCATATTACAACAGCTTGAGAAG GGCAATGATTGCGATAAAGATTTTGTAGTTGCTTCTTGGAAATTAAG TACATATCTCAAACTTCCATGGAGGCCACTTATATGCATTGACGGTAGCAcggtttatgatttaaatagtaATTATCAG ATTGTTAGGCATGCTGAAAGTTGGAACATTTCTGCTGTTGAAGCAATTGGTCAGATTTTTACGCCGTCATTTGGAAAAACTAGTAATTGA
- the LOC108209331 gene encoding DNA damage-repair/toleration protein DRT102 has translation MAAQESTTDRRRLKIIAGADSFGCDLKDALVAHLRSLNIDVHDLGTDKYYSVGSQIGSLVSSAAADTSVETRGLLACGTGVGVSIFANKFPGVYAATCTSLADAQNARSINNSNVLSLSGKSTSPELAIEILSTWLNTPFKSPCPASNSEPWPNEIESFLDNSVTEMSKIGSESDKLGDSCAICDLVKSREFADVEIMPGGSMKIVRETPTSAIVRFKAGSVEPAHHHTFGHDLIVMKGSKRVWNLSKKEKYDLGVGDFLFTPAGDVHRVKYFEDTEFFIRWDGHWDIFLDEDIATANAALEKEV, from the coding sequence ATGGCAGCACAAGAAAGCACCACCGATCGCCGCCGTCTCAAAATCATCGCCGGAGCCGATTCATTCGGCTGTGATCTCAAAGACGCTCTCGTCGCTCACCTCCGCTCTCTCAACATCGACGTCCACGATCTCGGCACCGACAAATACTACTCCGTCGGCTCCCAAATCGGCAGCCTCGTCAGCTCCGCCGCCGCCGACACCTCCGTCGAAACTCGCGGCCTCCTCGCCTGCGGCACCGGCGTCGGAGTCTCCATCTTCGCCAACAAATTCCCCGGCGTATACGCCGCCACGTGTACTTCGCTCGCCGATGCTCAAAACGCCCGATCGATCAACAACTCGAACGTCCTGTCTCTCTCCGGCAAGTCCACTTCGCCGGAACTCGCAATCGAGATTCTGTCCACGTGGCTCAACACTCCGTTCAAGTCTCCCTGCCCCGCCTCCAACTCCGAGCCTTGGCCTAACGAAATCGAATCATTTCTCGATAATTCGGTCACTGAGATGTCGAAAATAGGTTCAGAGTCTGATAAATTAGGCGATTCGTGTGCAATTTGTGATTTAGTTAAGTCTCGAGAATTTGCTGATGTGGAGATTATGCCGGGAGGTAGCATGAAGATAGTGAGAGAGACACCTACCTCGGCGATCGTAAGGTTTAAGGCAGGGAGTGTCGAGCCTGCGCATCATCATACATTTGGACATGATTTGATTGTGATGAAAGGGAGTAAAAGAGTGTGGAATTTAAGTAAGAAGGAGAAGTATGATTTAGGTGTTGGTGATTTCTTGTTTACTCCGGCCGGTGATGTTCATCGAGTTAAGTATTTCGAGGACACAGAGTTTTTTATCCGGTGGGATGGACATTGGGATATTTTCTTGGATGAGGATATCGCCACTGCCAATGCTGCTCTGGAGAAGGAGGTTTGA
- the LOC108209706 gene encoding uncharacterized protein LOC108209706 isoform X3: MAGICCFTTASVLLFQSPKKLHALRCCSETPKYRKKDMTTPSFLKIAVSGLTEILRLFSSTPNSMCRLDVVSDIETDKVSFSCVDDIIHVLKSDYEKEYFVTGSFSPEVYVDDCIFEDPTIRFRGKALYSRNLNLLVPFFDQPSIILQQLEKGNDCDKDFVVASWKLRSVLNRYYAVHISNFHGGHLYALTVARFMI; the protein is encoded by the exons ATGGCGGGAATCTGCTGCTTCACAACTGCCTCTGTATTACTATTTCAATCACCCAag AAGTTACATGCTCTCCGATGCTGCTCCGAGACGCCGAAATACAGGAAGAAAGATATGACAACGCCGTCGTTTTTGAAGATCGCTGTCAGCGGATTAACTGAGATTTTAAGGCTTTTCTCCTCCACTCCTAACAG CATGTGCAGATTGGATGTCGTGAGCGATATAGAGACGGACAAAGTTTCCTTTTCTTgcgttgatgatattatacacGTTCTCAAGTCAGATTatgaaaaagaatattttgTTACAG GAAGTTTCAGCCCTGAAGTTTACGTGGATGATTGTATATTTGAAGATCCAACCATTAGATTTCGCG GTAAAGCATTGTATTCACGCAACTTGAACTTGCTTGTCCCTTTCTTTGACCAGCCGTCAATCATATTACAACAGCTTGAGAAG GGCAATGATTGCGATAAAGATTTTGTAGTTGCTTCTTGGAAATTAAG GTCTGTACTTAATCGTTATTATGCAGTACATATCTCAAACTTCCATGGAGGCCACTTATATGCATTGACGGTAGCAcggtttatgatttaa
- the LOC108206781 gene encoding probable serine/threonine-protein kinase WNK9, with the protein MNDSEENHSEFVEVDPSGRYGRYDELLGKGASKSVYRAFDQYEGIEVAWNQVKLFNFLNSSNELERLYSEINLLKSLKHQNIMKLFASWVDTRKRNINFVTEMFTSGTLRQYRHKHKKVNMRAVKNWCRQILRGLLYLHSQNPPVIHRDLKCDNIFVNGNQGQIKIGDLGLAAVLQKSEEAHCVGTPEFMAPEVYQEEYNELADIYSFGMCILEMVTFEYPYSECTHSAQIYKKVISGKKPDALNKVKDPEVRQFIEKCLADVSSRLSARELLRDPFLQTEACETNFVAIECHTELNYADLFISNPQPGHKGSSFSNCSFNEYSIPSSVQNGSSYELHDSEQNDIHLFEHNDDELEEHLSQLDISIKGKKKSDGNIFLRLRILDKEARIRNIYFPFDVESDTALSVATEMVGELDLKDQDVTKIAEMIDGEMVTLVPQWKTGPGFEETHHFDSSNICHNCASTHTSIGSYIQMKCEKGCGAKHGRFEEYTFNADNHFANPVLSIQSNDFSREYYWEQHGSVECSEVGSGDGHFVGEDGNLVARQSNLQDESKRFSKLLSGAALSSSSCDEVSDDYECEITKKGDASEQHNQ; encoded by the exons ATGAATGATTCAGAAGAGAATCATTCAGAGTTCGTAGAAGTTGATCCCAGTGGTAGATATGGGAGA TATGATGAGCTTTTGGGCAAAGGAGCTTCTAAGAGTGT ATATAGAGCGTTTGATCAATACGAAGGGATTGAAGTTGCTTGGAACCAAGTAAagctttttaattttctgaatagTTCGAATGAGCTTGAGAGATTGTATAGTGAAATTAATCTGCTCAAAAGCTTGAAGCACCAGAACATCATGAAATTGTTCGCTTCTTGGGTTGATACAAGAAAGAGGAATATTAATTTTGTGACTGAGATGTTCACCTCTGGAACTCTAAGACA ATATCGGCATAAACACAAGAAGGTAAACATGAGAGCAGTGAAGAATTGGTGCAGACAGATATTGAGAGGACTTCTCTATCTTCACAGTCAAAATCCTCCTGTTATTCATCGAGATCTCAAGTGTGACAATATCTTTGTGAATGGAAATCAAGGCCAAATAAAAATTGGTGACTTAGGCTTAGCGGCGGTCCTTCAAAAATCAGAAGAGGCTCATTGTGTTG GGACCCCAGAATTCATGGCTCCAGAAGTGTATCAAGAGGAATATAATGAATTAGCTGACATTTATTCATTTGGGATGTGCATACTGGAAATGGTTACCTTTGAGTATCCCTATAGTGAATGCACTCATTCTGCCCAAATTTATAAGAAAGTTATTTCT GGGAAAAAACCTGATGCTTTGAACAAAGTTAAAGATCCAGAAGTACGTCAATTTATTGAGAAATGTTTGGCTGACGTATCCTCAAGGCTCTCGGCAAGGGAACTTCTAAGGGACCCATTTCTCCAGACGGAAGCTTGTGAAACAAATTTTGTGGCAATAGAATGCCACACAGAGTTGAATTATGCTGATCTATTTATTAGCAATCCTCAACCAGGCCATAAAGGCAGCTCATTTAGTAATTGCTCCTTTAACGAGTACTCTATTCCTTCATCTGTTCAAAATGGATCGAGTTATGAGCTACATGACAGTGAGCAAAATGATATTCACCTATTTGAGCATAATGATGATGAACTGGAGGAACACCTTTCACAACTTGATATCTCTATCAAAGGGAAGAAGAAAAGTGACGGTAATATCTTCTTGAGACTTAGAATTTTAGACAAAGAAG cCAGGATAAGGAACATCTATTTTCCATTCGACGTTGAGAGTGATACTGCACTTAGTGTTGCAACTGAAATGGTTGGAGAACTGGATTTAAAAGACCAAGATGTAACTAAAATAGCTGAAATGATAGATGGGGAAATGGTTACTTTGGTACCGCAATGGAAGACAGGACCGGGTTTTGAAGAAACTCATCATTTTGACAGTTCTAACATTTGTCATAATTGTGCTTCCACCCATACCTCAATTGGCTCCTACATACAGATGAAGTGCGAGAAAGGTTGTGGTGCTAAGCATGGCCGTTTTGAAGAGTATACATTTAATGCTGATAATCATTTTGCAAATCCTGTGTTGTCTATTCAATCTAATGATTTTTCTCGTGAATATTATTGGGAACAACATGGAAGTGTGGAATGCAGCGAAGTCGGCTCTGGAGATGGCCATTTTGTTGGAGAAGATGGAAATTTGGTCGCCAGACAATCCAACTTGCAGGACGAGTCAAAACGTTTCTCCAAATTACTATCAGGTGCCGctctttcttcatcttcttgcGACGAGGTATCTGATGATTATGAATGTGAAATAACAAAGAAAGGAGATGCCTCAGAACAACATAATCAATAG
- the LOC108206002 gene encoding putative pentatricopeptide repeat-containing protein At3g49142, whose translation MSAITSSIRISRHFLTTQQIQTLVTKVHSSKLPQQNNAFLTETVCKETLDKLTDVKTLQKLHSKIILNQTLSSESSIAIKLMRSYAAFGQPRITRYVFDKSPDKNVVFFNVMIRSYMNNHFYNDALVVFKSMADYDVVPDHYTYPCVLKACSGSGNLWVGLQVHGPVVKVGLDLNLFVGNGLIAMYGKCGCLVDAYKVLNSMPVRDVVSWNSMVVGYAQNGRFDDALEVCRDMQISGVKPDSGTMASLLPAVTNTSIENVMVVNDMFVNHKESLVSWNVMIAVYVNNSMPTKAIDIYLQMEFSKMEPDAITLASVLPACGDLAAILIGRRIHEYVEQKGLRPNLLLENALIDMYAKCGTIEEARKVFDRMQFRDVVSWTSMISAYGMSGQGCEAVGIFDKMRDSGLAPDSIAFVSVLSACSHAGLLVKGEEYFKLMTREYKILPRLEHFACMVDLLGRAGRLNEAYSVIKQMPMKPNERIWGALLSACRVYSNMDIGLVAADNLFQMVPEQAAYYVLLSNIYAKAGRWKDVTVVRSIMKSKGIKKLPGVSNVELHDHVHSFLAGDQSHPQSKEIYEELDVLVWKMKEAGYVPETESALHDVEEEDKENHLAVHSEKLAIAFVILNTKPGTPIRITKNLRVCGDCHIAAKLISKITNRDIIVRDTNRFHHFHNGVCSCGDYW comes from the coding sequence ATGTCTGCCATCACAAGTTCTATACGTATTTCCCGCCATTTCTTAACTACCCAGCAAATACAAACCCTAGTTACAAAAGTTCACAGTTCTAAACTCCCCCAACAAAACAATGCTTTTCTTACGGAAACTGTGTGTAAGGAAACCTTAGATAAATTGACAGATGTTAAAACTTTGCAGAAACTGCATTCAAAGATCATTTTAAACCAAACCCTTAGCTCAGAATCATCGATTGCAATCAAATTGATGAGATCGTATGCTGCTTTTGGGCAGCCAAGAATTACCCGCTATGTGTTCGACAAAAGTCCTGATAAAAatgtagttttttttaatgttatgaTTAGAAGTTACATGAATAATCACTTTTATAATGATGCCCTTGTTGTGTTTAAGAGTATGGCTGATTATGATGTTGTTCCTGATCATTATACTTACCCTTGTGTTCTGAAAGCTTGTTCGGGATCGGGTAATTTATGGGTTGGTTTGCAAGTTCATGGTCCGGTTGTTAAAGTCGGGCTTGATTTGAATCTATTTGTTGGGAATGGATTGATTGCTATGTATGGGAAATGTGGTTGTTTGGTGGATGCGTATAAAGTGCTTAATAGTATGCCTGTGAGAGATGTGGTTTCGTGGAACTCGATGGTTGTTGGGTATGCACAAAATGGACGCTTTGATGATGCGTTGGAGGTTTGTAGGGATATGCAAATTTCTGGGGTGAAGCCTGATTCTGGTACTATGGCCAGTCTTTTGCCTGCTGTAACTAATACATCGATTGAGAATGTTATGGTGGTGAATGATATGTTTGTCAACCATAAAGAGAGTTTAGTTTCATGGAATGTTATGATTGCGGTGTATGTGAATAATTCTATGCCTACGAAGGCAATTGATATTTACTTGCAGATGGAATTTAGTAAAATGGAACCAGATGCAATTACTTTAGCTAGCGTTCTTCCTGCTTGTGGGGATCTTGCTGCTATATTGATAGGAAGACGGATCCATGAATATGTGGAACAGAAGGGGCTTCGACCAAATTTATTGTTAGAGAATGCCTTAATTGATATGTATGCAAAGTGTGGTACTATAGAGGAGGCGAGGAAAGTGTTTGACAGGATGCAATTTCGGGATGTTGTGTCATGGACTTCAATGATCTCTGCTTATGGTATGAGTGGACAAGGTTGTGAGGCTGTTGGGATATTTGACAAGATGAGGGACTCTGGTCTCGCGCCAGATTCAATAGCTTTTGTTTCAGTTCTTTCAGCTTGCAGCCATGCAGGATTATTAGTCAAAGGGGAAGagtattttaaattaatgactAGAGAGTACAAAATTCTTCCAAGGTTAGAGCACTTTGCTTGCATGGTTGATTTACTAGGGCGAGCAGGACGACTAAATGAGGCTTATAGCGTCATTAAGCAGATGCCAATGAAGCCTAATGAAAGGATTTGGGGGGCTTTGTTGAGTGCTTGTCGGGTCTACTCTAACATGGATATTGGACTTGTAGCTGCTGATAATCTTTTCCAGATGGTACCTGAGCAAGCAGCTTACTATGTccttttatcaaatatttatgcaaaGGCTGGTAGATGGAAAGACGTAACTGTAGTTAGGTCAATCATGAAGAGCAAAGGCATCAAGAAATTGCCTGGTGTCAGCAACGTTGAGCTACATGATCATGTCCACTCCTTTCTTGCTGGTGATCAGTCCCATCCACAGTCGAAGGAAATTTATGAAGAGTTAGACGTCTTAGTATGGAAAATGAAAGAGGCAGGTTATGTCCCCGAGACAGAGTCTGCACTTCATGATGTGGAAGAGGAAGATAAAGAAAACCACCTAGCTGTTCACAGTGAGAAATTGGCAATTGCCTTTGTGATTTTAAATACAAAACCTGGGACGCCAATTAGGATTACTAAGAATCTACGTGTTTGTGGGGACTGCCATATAGCTGCCAAGCTTATCTCGAAGATTACTAATCGTGATATTATTGTAAGGGATACGAATAGATTTCATCATTTCCACAATGGAGTGTGCTCTTGTGGGGACTATTGGTGA
- the LOC108209705 gene encoding acidic endochitinase SE2: MAFHLQPLLLILLLFVSRFEYSHSGGIATYWGQTDDTREGTLADACNSGNYQFISIGFLSTFGNSQPPMLNLAAHCDTRPELNTCLRYSADIAACQQKGVKVLLSIGGAKGSYTLSSPDDAKNVSDYLWNNFLGGQSPSRPLGDAVLDGIDFDIEMGTGQFWEDLARALTGYNKKVYLSAAPQCISPDSHLSPALQTGLFDYVWVQFYNNPSCDYLGGPAAVLDSWNKWTMVPSKQIFLGIPASQEKEAAGSGYISSDDLKSQILPIISKSPNYGGVMLWDRSFDKGYSAAIKGSV; this comes from the coding sequence ATGGCATTCCATTTGCAACCACTGCTACTGATTCTCCTCTTATTCGTTTCACGTTTCGAGTACTCTCACTCTGGTGGGATTGCTACATACTGGGGCCAAACGGATGACACCAGGGAAGGAACCTTAGCCGATGCTTGCAACTCCGGAAACTACCAGTTCATCAGCATTGGCTTCCTGTCCACTTTCGGCAACAGCCAACCCCCGATGCTAAATTTAGCAGCCCATTGCGACACAAGGCCTGAGTTGAACACCTGTTTACGTTACAGCGCTGACATTGCTGCTTGTCAACAAAAAGGCGTCAAAGTTCTCCTCTCCATTGGGGGCGCAAAGGGTTCATACACCCTCTCCTCACCCGATGATGCAAAAAATGTCTCGGATTACCTGTGGAACAACTTCTTAGGCGGCCAGTCCCCCTCAAGGCCGCTAGGAGACGCTGTTTTAGATGGCATCGACTTTGACATTGAGATGGGAACAGGGCAGTTCTGGGAAGATCTTGCTCGTGCTCTAACCGGTTATAACAAAAAAGTTTACTTGTCTGCAGCCCCGCAATGTATATCCCCTGATAGCCATCTAAGCCCCGCACTACAAACTGGCTTATTCGACTACGTCTGGGTGCAGTTTTATAACAATCCTTCCTGTGATTATTTGGGGGGTCCTGCTGCTGTTTTGGATAGTTGGAATAAATGGACTATGGTTCCGAGTAAACAGATATTTCTGGGGATACCAGCTTCTCAAGAAAAAGAAGCAGCTGGGAGTGGATATATATCATCTGATGATCTGAAATCGCAGATTCTTCCGATTATCAGCAAGTCTCCAAACTATGGAGGGGTTATGCTATGGGACAGAAGCTTTGACAAGGGTTATAGTGCAGCTATTAAGGGCAGTGTTTGA
- the LOC108206003 gene encoding hevamine-A: MPQFLPLLALLILPLFGTTVSGTGIAIYWGQNGNEGNLTQTCATGKFPYVNIAFLNKFGSGQTPELNLAGHCNPASNTCTSLSESIRYCQQKGIKLMLAIGGGIGNYSLASKADAKIVAKYLWNTFLGGKSNLRPLGDASLDGIDFDIELGSVNYYEDLVKYLVAYGKKGRKVYITGAPQCPYPDAHLGKAISTGLFDYIWVQFYNNPPCQYTSGSTDNILNSWAKWTTTVKAGKIFLGLPAAAKAAGSGFIPADVLSSQILPVIKKSPKYGGVMLWSKYWDDQSGYSDSILSSL, encoded by the coding sequence ATGCCTCAATTTCTTCCACTTCTCGCGCTCTTAATCCTCCCCCTCTTCGGAACCACAGTCTCTGGCACCGGCATCGCCATCTACTGGGGCCAGAACGGCAATGAAGGCAACCTCACACAAACATGTGCCACCGGAAAATTCCCCTATGTCAATATAGCCTTCCTCAACAAATTTGGCAGTGGCCAAACCCCAGAACTCAATCTTGCAGGCCACTGCAACCCTGCCAGCAACACGTGCACATCCCTAAGCGAGTCGATACGCTATTGTCAGCAAAAAGGCATCAAGCTGATGCTAGCTATTGGCGGCGGTATTggaaactactctttagcttcCAAGGCCGACGCAAAAATTGTCGCCAAATATCTATGGAACACTTTCTTAGGCGGAAAGTCGAACTTGAGACCTCTGGGTGACGCCAGTCTGGACGGTATCGACTTCGATATCGAACTCGGCTCGGTAAATTATTACGAAGATCTCGTAAAATATTTAGTTGCTTATGGTAAGAAAGGCAGAAAAGTGTACATAACAGGTGCACCACAATGTCCATATCCTGATGCACATCTTGGAAAGGCAATTAGTACAGGATTATTCGATTATATTTGGGTACAATTTTACAATAATCCTCCTTGTCAGTATACTTCTGGAAGTACTgacaatattttaaattcatgGGCCAAATGGACCACCACTGTGAAGGCTGGAAAAATATTCTTGGGCCTGCCTGCAGCAGCCAAGGCTGCCGGAAGCGGGTTTATTCCGGCGGATGTGCTGAGTTCTCAGATTTTACCGGTGATCAAGAAGTCGCCTAAGTATGGTGGTGTAATGTTGTGGTCTAAATATTGGGATGATCAGAGTGGATATAGTGACTCAATTTTGAGTAGTCTGTGA
- the LOC108205697 gene encoding uncharacterized protein LOC108205697 has product MVTPFLLESNLKWNPLLHTFPIHYSPIKPTNHFIKHLVKYNQTPKFHIKCSSSPSFNNIPTRAVSNSPNKQNPVQILAQSIIRTLKSLQKPAITAVLLGILLLSDPTNVLAASGGRMGGKSFSRPSVSSSRSYSAPRMDSGRSFSSAPYFGPSPFGGGGFYVGPAVGIGSSFFFIMAGFAAFVLVSGFLSDRSDDGLLTATEKTSVLKLQVGLLGMARSLQQDLNRIAERADTSTPEGLSYVLTETMLALLRHPDFCISAYSSVDVKRSMDEGEKRFNQLSIEERGKFDEETLINVNNIKKQSATSRRANGFSNEYIVITILVAAEGVHKLPSINNSGDLKEALQVLASIPSSRTLAVEVLWTPQNENDTLSERELLEDYSLLRPL; this is encoded by the exons ATGGTCACTCCATTCTTGCTTGAATCAAATCTCAAATGGAACCCATTGCTCCACACTTTCCCCATTCATTACTCTCCCATTAAACCCACCaatcatttcatcaaacacttgGTTAAATATAATCAAACCCCTAAATTTCACATTAAATGCTCCTCTTCCCCTTCTTTCAATAATATTCCCACAAGGGCTGTCTCAAATTCACCCAATAAGCAAAACCCAGTTCAGATTTTAGCTCAATCCATCATTAGAACCCTCAAGTCACTGCAGAAGCCGGCGATTACTGCTGTTTTGTTGGGAATTTTGTTGTTATCTGATCCTACCAATGTTCTTGCTGCTTCTGGGGGGAGAATGGGGGGAAAGTCGTTTTCGAGACCTTCTGTCTCTTCTTCCAGGAGCTATTCTGCTCCAAGAATGGACTCCGGGAGGAGCTTTTCGTCGGCTCCATATTTCGGGCCTTCGCCGTTTGGTGGTGGGGGGTTTTATGTAGGACCTGCAGTTGGAATTGGGTCaagtttcttttttataatGGCGGGCTTTGCTGCGTTTGTTTTGGTTTCTGGATTCTTGTCTGATCGGTCGGATGATGGTTTGCTTACTGCCACTGAAAAAACCAGTGTGCTCAAGCTTCAG GTTGGTTTGTTGGGAATGGCACGATCATTACAGCAAGATCTTAATAGGATTGCTGAACGTGCAGATACATCTACTCCAGAGGGTTTGAGCTATGTATTGACAG AGACAATGCTGGCTTTGCTTCGTCATCCTGATTTTTGCATCTCTGCTTATTCATCT GTGGATGTAAAGCGGAGCATGGATGAAGGAGAAAAGCGATTTAATCAACTTTCTATAGAAGAACGTGGAAAATTTGATGAAGAAACCCTGATTAATGTTAACAATATCAAAAAGCAAAGTGCAACAAGTAGGAGAGCTAATGGATTCAGCAATGAGTATATAGTG ATAACCATATTGGTGGCTGCTGAAGGAGTGCACAAGTTACCCAGCATTAATAACAGTGGAGACCTAAAGGAAGCCTTGCAAGTGCTTGCCTCTATCCCTTCAAGTAGAACACTA GCTGTAGAGGTATTATGGACCCCTCAAAATGAAAATGATACACTTTCAGAGCGAGAACTGCTTGAAGATTACTCACTTCTGAGGCCGTTATGA